In the Paenibacillus sp. FSL H7-0357 genome, one interval contains:
- a CDS encoding HAD family hydrolase — MIEKAAADEGKETAAIEFGGSKAYVMGELKSILFDLDGTLTDPKEGITKSVEYALNKFEIEVEHLDLLIPYIGPPLYESFIQIQGFTADNALKAVEFYRERYRTLGMFENSVISGIPQLLEELRLQGYKLYVATSKPTVFAEEILRHYGLDGYFMHTVGSNLDGTRSKKQEVIRYVLEQNEIAAEQALMIGDREHDIIGAKGCGVASLGVTFGYGSEEELVNAGADYIAHQVKEVGEIISHLKLNTMSSRR; from the coding sequence ATGATTGAAAAAGCTGCAGCTGATGAGGGGAAAGAGACTGCGGCAATTGAATTTGGAGGGAGCAAGGCATACGTCATGGGAGAACTGAAGAGTATTTTATTTGATTTGGACGGTACCTTAACCGACCCCAAAGAGGGGATTACCAAAAGCGTGGAGTACGCGCTCAACAAGTTCGAAATAGAGGTAGAGCATCTCGATTTGCTTATTCCTTACATAGGGCCGCCGTTATATGAATCTTTTATCCAGATCCAGGGTTTTACCGCGGATAATGCCTTGAAGGCTGTTGAATTTTACCGGGAGCGTTACCGTACATTGGGGATGTTTGAAAACAGTGTGATTTCCGGTATTCCGCAATTGCTGGAAGAGCTCCGGCTGCAAGGATACAAGCTTTATGTAGCCACCTCCAAACCGACAGTATTTGCTGAGGAAATCCTCCGGCATTACGGTTTGGATGGCTACTTTATGCACACTGTTGGCAGCAATTTGGATGGCACACGTTCCAAGAAGCAGGAGGTAATCCGGTATGTGCTGGAGCAGAACGAGATTGCCGCAGAGCAGGCACTGATGATTGGAGACCGGGAGCATGATATTATTGGGGCAAAAGGCTGCGGCGTGGCCTCGCTTGGGGTAACCTTTGGCTATGGGTCGGAGGAGGAGCTTGTGAACGCAGGGGCCGATTATATCGCACATCAAGTAAAAGAGGTTGGTGAGATTATCTCACATCTCAAGCTCAATACAATGAGCAGCAGACGTTAA